In a genomic window of Vigna angularis cultivar LongXiaoDou No.4 chromosome 6, ASM1680809v1, whole genome shotgun sequence:
- the LOC108320045 gene encoding putative calcium-transporting ATPase 13, plasma membrane-type has protein sequence MPPLGRVEPLITTVMWRNLISQALYQVMVQLGLEFRGRSIFDVIEKLVKVEFLKKITNTKRLTWEQWGVCISIRALSWPIGVLVQCIPVVRKK, from the exons ATGCCACCTTTAGGTAGAGTTGAGCCACTGATAACTACAGTTATGTGGAGGAACCTGATTTCACAGGCATTGTACCAGGTTATGGTACAACTGGGTTTAGAATTCAGGGGAAGATCAATCTTCGATGTTATTGAGAAG CTAGTGAAGGTTGAGTTTCTGAAAAAGATAACCAATACTAAGAGATTGACTTGGGAGCAATGGGGTGTTTGTATTAGCATTCGAGCTTTGTCTTGGCCAATTGGTGTGTTGGTGCAATGTATCCCAGTTGTTCGCAAGAAGTAG
- the LOC108320046 gene encoding RING-H2 finger protein ATL46 has protein sequence MTLFLLYFSYHFRKKNMSTMHHYYSVMRVNDEHTTVLPGDYFNFEVKVRFHSADTFPEGLQHHFSPASIPAQDFFQEGPTFLHTVLSLSPFTIECVDEIAEGVLSTVQALFRVDSVSSFISLEPQESRHRIIPLTVTVIILNFVERAASEEFTQRSRRSQRASSRRSERLGTRRSERLSSRASQRQSSRLNQRQSSEVNYGSDDEILINRFLKKCTVIRECEYCCICLEELNVNAECYTLPCQHVFHLPCILTWLKTSHVCPLCRHSLPTGEN, from the coding sequence ATGACACTATTTTTGCTTTACTTTTCGTATcacttcagaaaaaaaaatatgtcgACAATGCATCATTACTACAGTGTGATGAGGGTGAATGATGAACACACCACGGTTCTGCCTGGTGATTATTTCAACTTCGAAGTCAAAGTTAGATTCCACTCAGCGGATACATTCCCAGAGGGATTACAGCATCATTTTTCTCCAGCATCAATACCCGCCCAAGATTTCTTCCAAGAGGGTCCAACCTTCTTACACACGGTGTTGTCACTTTCACCCTTCACCATAGAATGTGTGGATGAAATAGCAGAAGGGGTTCTTTCTACTGTTCAAGCCTTGTTTCGAGTTGATAGcgtttcttcttttatttcccTGGAACCCCAGGAATCTCGACACCGAATCATTCCGTTAACGGTGACTGTTATAATATTGAACTTTGTAGAGCGTGCAGCTAGTGAAGAGTTCACGCAGAGGTCTAGAAGGAGTCAGAGGGCGAGTTCAAGAAGGAGTGAGAGGCTGGGTACAAGAAGGAGTGAGAGGCTGAGTTCGAGAGCGAGTCAGAGGCAAAGTTCTAGACTGAATCAGAGGCAGAGTTCTGAAGTGAATTATGGTTCCGATGATGAAATCCTAATAAATAGATTTTTGAAGAAGTGTACTGTTATTAGAGAATGTGAATATTGTTGTATCTGCTTGGAAGAGCTGAATGTCAATGCTGAGTGCTACACGTTGCCATGCCAACATGTCTTTCATCTTCCATGTATTCTCACATGGCTCAAAACCAGTCATGTATGTCCTTTGTGTCGTCACTCTTTGCCAACAGGTGAAAACTAG